The following proteins are co-located in the Dromiciops gliroides isolate mDroGli1 chromosome 2, mDroGli1.pri, whole genome shotgun sequence genome:
- the LOC122739948 gene encoding NADH dehydrogenase [ubiquinone] 1 alpha subcomplex subunit 3-like, which yields MASRLGWFPKETWSKEPVLTVSFAIRTMALLLPSLSPYTKYATMINQATPYNYPVPVRDDGNMPDIPSHPQDPQGPSLQWLKNL from the coding sequence ATGGCGAGCAGACTAGGCTGGTTCCCGAAGGAGACCTGGTCCAAGGAGCCAGTGCTGACAGTGTCCTTCGCCATCAGAACTATGGCTCTGCTCTTACCTTCATTAAGCCCCTATACCAAGTATGCAACCATGATCAACCAAGCTACACCTTACAACTACCCTGTTCCTGTTCGAGATGATGGCAACATGCCTGACATCCCAAGCCACCCTCAGGATCCTCAGGGTCCTTCCCTCCAGTGGTTGAAGAATCTGTGA